One region of Candidatus Nanopelagicales bacterium genomic DNA includes:
- a CDS encoding putative addiction module antidote protein — translation MTKKSEKFKPFDVADYLDDLNDVAGYLELALGESAEDPTAVPRALGVIARSQNMSELARRVGMSRDGLYKALSEEGNPTWSTILKVTNALGLRFELHAAAHDVA, via the coding sequence ATGACCAAGAAGAGTGAGAAGTTCAAGCCGTTCGACGTGGCCGACTACCTTGACGACCTCAATGACGTCGCCGGCTACCTCGAACTTGCCCTCGGAGAGTCCGCCGAGGACCCGACCGCAGTTCCCCGCGCTCTCGGCGTCATCGCGCGTTCGCAGAACATGAGCGAGCTCGCTCGCAGAGTCGGCATGAGCCGTGACGGGCTCTACAAGGCGCTCTCCGAGGAGGGCAACCCGACCTGGTCGACGATTCTCAAGGTGACCAACGCGCTAGGACTGCGTTTCGAGCTGCACGCTGCTGCGCACGACGTGGCCTGA
- a CDS encoding nucleotidyltransferase domain-containing protein: MKAKDALRVLAEVTAYQWGMVTSAQASIHGITRLDLSRLAADGLLERLAHGVYKDAGAPGDQFDDMRAAWLSTDPKRLAYERSKNLAGDAVFAGGSAARLHGIGDLWDRHHDFMASTRRQSQRAEIRYRQCRLDSRDVTIVEGLPTLTMEATVADLFNVEADLRHIADALRDAAGRRRLDFAKIEELLAPYAARNGFRKSDGAGLLRHLMELAGLDVDSLARVLARSPTYGSLAEVAKLVGNVDAFVGTMTKADVSGRRYDGGVADIAAPARKPLSGPTGRRVAAHRGELLDVLRRHGVTNPEIFGSAARGDDREDSDVDLLVDFAPGTDIIDVIGIKRELEDVLGVPVDLVPRNGLKERLRSRAAKDLLPL, translated from the coding sequence ATGAAAGCGAAGGATGCCCTCCGCGTGCTTGCCGAGGTCACCGCCTACCAGTGGGGCATGGTGACGTCGGCTCAAGCCAGCATCCACGGCATCACCCGACTGGACCTTTCGCGACTCGCCGCCGACGGGCTCCTGGAGCGACTCGCTCACGGCGTCTACAAGGATGCCGGTGCTCCCGGCGATCAGTTCGACGACATGCGGGCCGCATGGCTGAGCACCGACCCGAAGCGTCTCGCCTACGAGCGCAGCAAGAACCTCGCAGGCGACGCCGTCTTCGCGGGCGGGTCTGCTGCCCGTCTACACGGCATCGGTGACCTCTGGGATCGACACCACGACTTCATGGCGTCGACGCGCCGACAGAGCCAGCGGGCCGAGATTCGCTATCGCCAGTGCAGGCTGGACTCGCGCGACGTCACCATCGTCGAAGGACTCCCCACGCTGACGATGGAGGCGACGGTCGCCGATCTCTTCAACGTTGAGGCCGATCTGCGCCACATCGCCGACGCCCTTCGTGATGCAGCGGGAAGACGTCGTCTCGACTTCGCGAAGATTGAAGAGCTGCTGGCCCCGTACGCCGCCCGCAACGGTTTCCGCAAGAGCGACGGCGCCGGACTGCTCCGGCACCTCATGGAGCTCGCCGGCCTTGATGTCGATTCGCTGGCTCGGGTCCTGGCCCGGTCGCCGACTTACGGCTCGCTGGCGGAGGTGGCCAAACTCGTCGGGAATGTTGATGCCTTCGTCGGCACCATGACCAAAGCCGACGTGTCGGGTCGCCGATACGATGGAGGCGTGGCCGATATCGCAGCGCCTGCCCGGAAGCCGCTCAGCGGCCCCACGGGTCGCCGTGTGGCCGCCCACCGTGGGGAGCTTCTCGATGTGCTGCGCCGTCACGGCGTCACGAACCCAGAGATCTTCGGCAGCGCCGCACGGGGCGACGATCGCGAAGACAGCGACGTCGACCTGCTTGTCGATTTCGCACCCGGGACCGACATCATCGACGTCATCGGCATCAAGCGGGAACTGGAAGACGTGCTCGGTGT